From the Bos taurus isolate L1 Dominette 01449 registration number 42190680 breed Hereford chromosome 22, ARS-UCD2.0, whole genome shotgun sequence genome, one window contains:
- the C22H3orf86 gene encoding chromosome 22 C3orf86 homolog isoform X1: MEEAHRVASMSRLSDQCASISTCPPARKLPTMSKSQFGHGKKTLDTFFWINEVTGEITYPQQKTDAPATSPAPLQKPGEGPRSQRGTVQGAPPSTQGAAGTLAQKAAPPPPPKAALKDVGSRNSFPAPPPYLLAKDGALSASPFSAVPVTILPPGGARPPFSPLGPALLPQTSAFPPSPSTPWGFTCKLKNILTGNNRFSF, from the exons atggaagaggcTCACAGGGTAGCATCCATGTCCCGTCTGAGTGACCAATGTGCCAGCATTTCTACGTGTCCACCAGCCCGGAAACTCCCAA CTATGTCAAAGAGTCAATTTGGACACGGGAAGAAAACTCTAGATACATTTTTCTGGATAAACGAGGTAACTGGAGAAATCACCTACCCTCAGCAGAAGACAGACGCACCCGCAACGTCGCCAGCTCCTCTCCAGAAGCCAGGAGAGGGACCCAGATCTCAGCGCGGGACCGTGCAGGGTGCTCCTCCCAGCACCCAGGGCGCGGCCGGCACACTTGCGCAGAAGGCCGCCCCTCCACCCCCTCCTAAAGCTGCACTGAAAGACGTTGGCTCCCGAAACTCCTTCCCAGCTCCGCCGCCCTATCTCCTGGCCAAAGATGGAGCCCTGAGCGCCTCGCCGTTCTCTGCAGTTCCTGTCACCATCTTACCGCCAGGAGGCGCTCGGCCACCGTTCAGCCCCCTTGGGCCAGCCCTTCTGCCGCAAACCTCTGCCTTTCCTCCCAGCCCTTCAACCCCCTGGGGCTTCACCTGCAAGCTGAAAAACATCCTTACTGGGAATAACCGATTTTCCTTTTGA
- the C22H3orf86 gene encoding chromosome 22 C3orf86 homolog isoform 2 (isoform 2 is encoded by transcript variant 2) gives MSKSQFGHGKKTLDTFFWINEVTGEITYPQQKTDAPATSPAPLQKPGEGPRSQRGTVQGAPPSTQGAAGTLAQKAAPPPPPKAALKDVGSRNSFPAPPPYLLAKDGALSASPFSAVPVTILPPGGARPPFSPLGPALLPQTSAFPPSPSTPWGFTCKLKNILTGNNRFSF, from the coding sequence ATGTCAAAGAGTCAATTTGGACACGGGAAGAAAACTCTAGATACATTTTTCTGGATAAACGAGGTAACTGGAGAAATCACCTACCCTCAGCAGAAGACAGACGCACCCGCAACGTCGCCAGCTCCTCTCCAGAAGCCAGGAGAGGGACCCAGATCTCAGCGCGGGACCGTGCAGGGTGCTCCTCCCAGCACCCAGGGCGCGGCCGGCACACTTGCGCAGAAGGCCGCCCCTCCACCCCCTCCTAAAGCTGCACTGAAAGACGTTGGCTCCCGAAACTCCTTCCCAGCTCCGCCGCCCTATCTCCTGGCCAAAGATGGAGCCCTGAGCGCCTCGCCGTTCTCTGCAGTTCCTGTCACCATCTTACCGCCAGGAGGCGCTCGGCCACCGTTCAGCCCCCTTGGGCCAGCCCTTCTGCCGCAAACCTCTGCCTTTCCTCCCAGCCCTTCAACCCCCTGGGGCTTCACCTGCAAGCTGAAAAACATCCTTACTGGGAATAACCGATTTTCCTTTTGA
- the LOC112443513 gene encoding MAPK-interacting and spindle-stabilizing protein-like gives MPLTSDLDWKCSTSSPESGLLSLHNNMSRSQVGSKNRPLPTFMWVNEVTAQVTYPTWKTDPPALSPACLLNLACEPPSGCGAGDVVPPCPRGPPIVPTQTWGPVASPASASPRKSGPKSPGYSPGADQVPATLNRPASLPDTGPPPLCRPSIPPPQPLPATFPSPQGTVPAQGLSYFHDLSLKLTSFSPEKVIFQVVSLTHRMLHRILRGLQPDTNHDLV, from the exons ATGCCTTTGACCTCCGACTTAGACTGGAAGTGCAGTACCAGCTCTCCTGAGTCTGGACTTCTCAGCCTTCATAATAAT ATGTCTAGAAGTCAGGTGGGGTCAAAGAACAGGCCTCTACCCACATTTATGTGGGTAAATGAAGTCACAGCACAAGTCACCTACCCCACGTGGAAGACAGATCCGCCAGCACTGTCTCCTGCTTGTCTGCTGAACCTGGCATGTGAACCCCCATCTGGATGTGGGGCTGGGGATGTGGTTCCCCCCTGTCCCAGAGGCCCACCTATTGTCCCTACACAGACATGGGGTCCAGTAGCATCCCCCGCTTCTGCCTCTCCAAGAAAAAGTGGCCCAAAGAGCCCTGGCTACTCTCCAGGTGCTGACCAGGTGCCTGCTACTCTCAACAGACCTGCATCGCTGCCAGATACAGGCCCTCCTCCACTTTGCAGGCCATCCATACCACCCCCTCAGCCACTGCCCGCTACGTTCCCCTCCCCACAAGGCACTGTCCCAGCGCAGGGGCTTTCCTACTTTCATGATTTGTCCCTGAAGCTGACATCCTTCAGCCCCGAGAAAGTCATCTTCCAGGTGGTTAGCCTTACTCACAGGATGCTCCACAGGATCCTCAGAGGCCTCCAGCCGGACACTAATCATGACCTGGTTTGa